A single genomic interval of Helianthus annuus cultivar XRQ/B chromosome 13, HanXRQr2.0-SUNRISE, whole genome shotgun sequence harbors:
- the LOC110897569 gene encoding zinc finger CCCH domain-containing protein 14 isoform X2, which produces MDGCQFGENCHFLHYYPGGYNAVAQLMNLPPISTTPTTIQNGPTSTANVKSKLCKNYTTAEGCKFGNQCHFAHGDHEVGKPINEDPRALPSLPALPSRHAPPPSGPAASFGASATAKISVDASLSGAIIGHGGVNSRQICRQTGAKLSIRDHESDTNLKNIELEGTFDQIKEASAMVREIISSVSVRSVAPTRLPPPAMQRGPPSHTTPPGSKKTKLCENFAKGSCTFGERCHFAHGATELRKARV; this is translated from the exons ATGGACGGCTGCCAATTTGGCGAAAACTGTCACTTTCTCCATTACTATCCTGGTGGCTACAACGCCGTTGCGCAACTAATGAACCTCCCGCCAATTTCAACCACCCCAACCACCATACAAAACGGACCAACGTCAACCGCTAACGTTAAATCGAAGCTCTGCAAGAACTACACCACTGCCGAAGGCTGTAAGTTCGGTAACCAGTGTCACTTCGCTCATGGAGATCATGAGGTTGGAAAGCCTATCAACGAGGACCCACGAGCCCTACCATCACTCCCGGCACTCCCGAGCCGACATGCACCGCCACCGTCAGGTCCTGCCGCTAGCTTTGGTGCCTCAGCTACCGCTAAAATCAGCGTTGATGCTTCCCTCTCAGGTGCTATAATCGGACACGGCGGTGTGAACTCCAGACAAATCTGCAGACAAACAG GAGCCAAGCTATCGATTCGGGATCATGAAAGTGACACAAATCTTAAGAATATTGAACTTGAAGGCACGTTTGATCAAATTAAGGAAGCGAGCGCTATGGTTAGAGAGATTATATCTAGTGTGAGTGTCAGATCGGTTGCACCAACTCGATTACCGCCACCGGCTATGCAACGTGGGCCCCCATCACACACTACTCCACCAGGCAGCAAAAAGACGAAACTGTGTGAAAATTTTGCCAAGGGGTCATGCACTTTCGGTGAAAGGTGCCATTTTGCACATGGTGCGACCGAGTTAAGGAAAGCACGCGTGTGA
- the LOC110897569 gene encoding zinc finger CCCH domain-containing protein 14 isoform X1 produces MDSRKRGRPHVNGTAKKFKSESELSSGIRGKTKPCMKYFSMDGCQFGENCHFLHYYPGGYNAVAQLMNLPPISTTPTTIQNGPTSTANVKSKLCKNYTTAEGCKFGNQCHFAHGDHEVGKPINEDPRALPSLPALPSRHAPPPSGPAASFGASATAKISVDASLSGAIIGHGGVNSRQICRQTGAKLSIRDHESDTNLKNIELEGTFDQIKEASAMVREIISSVSVRSVAPTRLPPPAMQRGPPSHTTPPGSKKTKLCENFAKGSCTFGERCHFAHGATELRKARV; encoded by the exons ATGGATTCTCGTAAGAGAGGACGGCCTCATGTTAATGGCACCGCAAAGAAATTCAAGTCAG AATCAGAGTTATCAAGTGGTATAAGAGGCAAAACGAAGCCTTGCATGAAGTATTTCAG CATGGACGGCTGCCAATTTGGCGAAAACTGTCACTTTCTCCATTACTATCCTGGTGGCTACAACGCCGTTGCGCAACTAATGAACCTCCCGCCAATTTCAACCACCCCAACCACCATACAAAACGGACCAACGTCAACCGCTAACGTTAAATCGAAGCTCTGCAAGAACTACACCACTGCCGAAGGCTGTAAGTTCGGTAACCAGTGTCACTTCGCTCATGGAGATCATGAGGTTGGAAAGCCTATCAACGAGGACCCACGAGCCCTACCATCACTCCCGGCACTCCCGAGCCGACATGCACCGCCACCGTCAGGTCCTGCCGCTAGCTTTGGTGCCTCAGCTACCGCTAAAATCAGCGTTGATGCTTCCCTCTCAGGTGCTATAATCGGACACGGCGGTGTGAACTCCAGACAAATCTGCAGACAAACAG GAGCCAAGCTATCGATTCGGGATCATGAAAGTGACACAAATCTTAAGAATATTGAACTTGAAGGCACGTTTGATCAAATTAAGGAAGCGAGCGCTATGGTTAGAGAGATTATATCTAGTGTGAGTGTCAGATCGGTTGCACCAACTCGATTACCGCCACCGGCTATGCAACGTGGGCCCCCATCACACACTACTCCACCAGGCAGCAAAAAGACGAAACTGTGTGAAAATTTTGCCAAGGGGTCATGCACTTTCGGTGAAAGGTGCCATTTTGCACATGGTGCGACCGAGTTAAGGAAAGCACGCGTGTGA